A portion of the Actomonas aquatica genome contains these proteins:
- a CDS encoding sodium:solute symporter family protein, protein MRFGSLHIVDLLVIFAYLAIVIYIGRRAAAAAKSEEGYFLAGRKLGKLYQFFLNFGNATDANGAVSTASLVYQKGASGVWLSLQTLFMNPYYWFMNPWFRRVRLVTVADLFEDRFGTRSLARFYAIFQIIATVIVIIGFGNLVGYKVTSSLLVKPEARWTAEERVSVEGYQELRALEVSFAAGETLSAEDESRLEVLRDLNKRGELRSFVSWLDSNTGKWAYYILYSIVVGAYIVMGGLEAAAINEAFQGTLIVIFSIILIPFGLSAIGGWAQLSERVPPEMFNLLGGGGASSIGGWELFGIFLISLVQIHGIIGNMSVSGSAKNEYAARFGAVSGTYAKRVMIILWAFCGLIAIALYQGADALSDPDSAWGMMSLQLLKPGFLGLMMAGLLAANMSTIASQTMAVSALFTRNVYGYLVPDATPTQIVRTGRWAIVVILAIGVYAAANMSDVYQVVQLMLTVNVPFGASVMLIFFWRRLTSTAVWATVIISALLNIVVPSLVAPHMDSVARSETLTQQVDYNGKPVPVFFDTVVRENPEDMTSPLVGQKRLHTELVILNKLGLDVAALSPSGRNAARFIFDGLFPFLVLWIVSRLTKTPDQRRTDLFFGKMKTPVGATPALEDEAMAETGRNPGRFNDTKLFGPNSVWEFTKWDKLDAVGFIACLCVSFGILGAFWLLLRAAAGA, encoded by the coding sequence ATGCGATTTGGTAGCCTTCACATCGTCGACTTGCTCGTCATCTTCGCCTATCTGGCGATCGTAATTTACATCGGCCGTCGGGCCGCGGCCGCCGCCAAGAGCGAAGAGGGGTATTTCCTCGCCGGCCGCAAGCTGGGCAAGCTCTACCAGTTCTTCCTCAACTTCGGCAATGCGACCGACGCCAACGGCGCGGTGAGCACCGCCTCCCTCGTTTACCAGAAGGGCGCGTCCGGCGTGTGGCTCTCGCTGCAGACGCTGTTCATGAATCCTTACTACTGGTTCATGAATCCGTGGTTCCGCCGCGTGCGTCTGGTCACGGTGGCCGACCTCTTCGAGGATCGTTTTGGCACCCGCAGTCTGGCGCGCTTCTACGCCATCTTCCAAATCATCGCGACGGTCATCGTCATCATCGGTTTCGGCAATCTCGTCGGTTACAAGGTGACGTCGTCCCTGCTGGTGAAACCCGAAGCACGGTGGACGGCCGAGGAGCGGGTATCCGTGGAAGGCTATCAGGAGCTTCGCGCGCTGGAGGTGTCCTTCGCCGCCGGTGAGACGCTGTCGGCCGAGGACGAGTCCCGCCTCGAAGTCCTCCGCGACCTCAACAAGCGCGGTGAGCTGCGCAGCTTTGTTTCCTGGCTCGATAGCAACACCGGCAAGTGGGCCTACTACATTCTCTATTCGATCGTGGTGGGGGCATACATCGTGATGGGCGGCTTGGAGGCCGCGGCCATCAACGAAGCCTTCCAAGGCACGCTCATTGTTATCTTCTCCATCATTCTGATTCCCTTCGGCCTGTCGGCCATCGGCGGCTGGGCGCAGCTCTCCGAAAGGGTGCCTCCAGAGATGTTTAATCTCCTCGGCGGGGGAGGGGCCTCAAGTATCGGCGGATGGGAACTCTTCGGTATCTTCCTCATCTCGCTGGTGCAGATCCACGGCATCATCGGCAACATGAGTGTGTCGGGTTCGGCCAAGAACGAATACGCCGCCCGTTTTGGTGCGGTCTCCGGCACCTACGCCAAGCGCGTGATGATCATTCTCTGGGCCTTCTGCGGTCTCATTGCCATCGCCCTCTATCAGGGCGCCGACGCGCTGTCCGATCCGGATTCCGCCTGGGGCATGATGTCGCTGCAACTGCTCAAGCCCGGTTTCCTCGGTCTCATGATGGCCGGCCTGCTCGCCGCCAACATGTCGACCATCGCTTCTCAGACGATGGCGGTCTCAGCGCTCTTCACGCGCAACGTCTACGGTTATTTGGTGCCGGATGCCACCCCGACCCAGATCGTGCGCACGGGGCGCTGGGCCATCGTCGTCATCCTGGCCATCGGCGTATATGCCGCCGCCAACATGAGCGACGTCTACCAGGTCGTGCAGCTCATGCTCACCGTCAACGTGCCCTTCGGCGCGTCGGTCATGCTCATCTTCTTCTGGCGTCGCCTCACCTCCACCGCGGTGTGGGCCACCGTCATCATCTCCGCGCTGCTCAACATCGTCGTGCCGTCGCTCGTCGCGCCGCACATGGACTCCGTCGCCCGCAGCGAGACGCTCACGCAGCAGGTTGACTACAACGGCAAGCCGGTCCCGGTCTTCTTCGACACCGTGGTGCGCGAGAACCCCGAGGACATGACGTCCCCGCTCGTCGGCCAAAAGCGTCTCCACACCGAGCTCGTCATCCTCAACAAGCTCGGTCTCGACGTTGCCGCCCTCTCGCCGTCCGGCCGTAACGCCGCCCGCTTCATCTTCGACGGTCTGTTCCCCTTCCTCGTCCTGTGGATCGTGAGCCGTCTCACCAAGACTCCGGACCAACGCCGCACCGATCTCTTCTTCGGCAAGATGAAGACCCCGGTGGGCGCCACCCCGGCCCTCGAAGACGAGGCCATGGCCGAAACCGGCCGCAACCCGGGACGCTTCAACGACACCAAACTCTTTGGCCCCAACTCGGTCTGGGAGTTCACCAAGTGGGACAAGCTCGACGCCGTCGGCTTCATCGCCTGTCTTTGTGTCTCCTTCGGCATCCTCGGCGCGTTCTGGCTCCTCCTCCGCGCCGCCGCCGGCGCCTAA
- a CDS encoding glycoside hydrolase family 43 protein, which produces MLPRLLLLLFVALPLRAVDTAFLFTYFTGNGQDGLHLMWSDDGYTWQPIAEGRSVMPPRIGTTEVLMRDPCVVQGPDGTYHMVWTSGWHQNIIGHASTKDFIHWTPQQAIPVMAHEPEVRNSWAPEVVYDDQAQEFVIFWASTVPGRFMETAGASESEFNHRMYATTTKDWQTFTPTRVFYDPGFSVIDATQHKFDGQLYWIIKDETRYPPKKHLRVARAESRQGPFGELGEPFTPEGLWVEGPTAVTVDGAVLVYFDAYGDKHYGAMRSTDMVHWENVSERIKMPFEGTKERVRHGTIIEVPQSLIERLQTELK; this is translated from the coding sequence ATGTTGCCTCGCCTCCTTCTCCTCTTGTTCGTCGCGCTGCCCCTGCGCGCGGTGGATACCGCATTTCTCTTCACCTACTTCACCGGCAACGGGCAGGACGGGCTGCACCTGATGTGGAGCGACGACGGCTATACCTGGCAGCCGATCGCCGAGGGCCGCTCCGTGATGCCGCCTCGTATCGGCACCACCGAAGTGCTCATGCGCGACCCGTGCGTGGTGCAGGGACCCGACGGCACCTACCACATGGTGTGGACCTCCGGTTGGCACCAAAACATCATCGGCCACGCCTCCACCAAGGACTTCATCCATTGGACGCCCCAGCAGGCCATCCCGGTCATGGCGCATGAGCCGGAAGTGCGCAACTCGTGGGCCCCTGAGGTTGTTTACGATGACCAGGCGCAGGAGTTTGTCATTTTCTGGGCCTCCACCGTGCCCGGTCGTTTCATGGAAACCGCCGGTGCATCGGAGAGTGAGTTTAACCACCGCATGTATGCCACCACCACCAAGGACTGGCAGACCTTCACGCCCACGCGCGTGTTTTATGATCCCGGCTTCAGCGTGATCGATGCGACCCAACACAAGTTCGACGGACAGCTGTATTGGATTATCAAGGACGAGACCCGTTACCCGCCGAAGAAGCACCTGCGGGTGGCTCGCGCCGAATCCAGGCAGGGCCCGTTCGGCGAACTCGGTGAACCCTTTACGCCGGAAGGCCTGTGGGTCGAAGGCCCGACCGCTGTCACCGTTGATGGTGCGGTGTTGGTCTATTTCGACGCCTACGGCGACAAACACTACGGCGCCATGCGCTCCACCGACATGGTGCACTGGGAAAACGTCAGCGAGCGCATCAAGATGCCCTTCGAAGGCACCAAGGAGCGCGTCCGCCACGGCACGATCATCGAGGTCCCGCAGAGCCTCATCGAGCGACTGCAGACCGAGCTGAAGTAG
- a CDS encoding DUF6250 domain-containing protein, with amino-acid sequence MRFRLLPLLPLALLSVQAEPTVTEATFQPGHLDQWVVEQQPGGTVMMEDGTLVITDQGGCTVWWKEPIEAPARIRYEITVTSAGRVSDMNCFWMATDPDHPDDLFAEGHGRTGKFATYDQLRLYYVGYGGNTNSTTRFRRYDGTGARPLEEQNDLQTPEFLLVPDHTYTIELEVTADGHVSYTRDGEVIYAITDPEPLLRGWFGFRTVDSTTRVTAFRIVEE; translated from the coding sequence ATGCGTTTTCGACTCCTGCCCCTGTTGCCGCTTGCCCTGCTCTCCGTGCAGGCGGAACCGACTGTCACCGAGGCCACGTTTCAACCGGGCCACCTCGACCAGTGGGTGGTCGAACAACAACCCGGCGGCACCGTCATGATGGAAGACGGCACGCTGGTCATCACCGATCAGGGCGGCTGCACGGTCTGGTGGAAGGAACCGATCGAAGCGCCGGCGCGTATCCGCTATGAAATTACGGTGACCTCGGCCGGACGCGTGTCGGACATGAACTGCTTCTGGATGGCGACCGACCCCGATCACCCCGATGACCTCTTCGCCGAGGGCCATGGTCGCACCGGCAAGTTCGCCACCTACGACCAACTGCGGCTCTACTACGTGGGCTACGGCGGCAATACCAACAGCACGACCCGTTTTCGGCGCTACGACGGCACCGGCGCCCGCCCGCTCGAGGAGCAGAATGACCTGCAGACGCCCGAGTTCCTGCTCGTGCCGGATCACACCTACACCATCGAGCTTGAGGTCACTGCCGATGGTCACGTGAGCTACACCCGCGACGGTGAAGTGATCTACGCGATCACTGATCCGGAGCCGCTGCTGCGCGGTTGGTTCGGCTTTCGCACGGTCGACAGCACAACCCGCGTCACGGCCTTTCGGATCGTGGAGGAGTAG
- a CDS encoding GDSL-type esterase/lipase family protein translates to MKVRSLCLCFLSSLGLLLAADEEAPALNPELPTLFIAGDSTAARNNNPNIQGWAEPFADFFDTEKVNISNRARGGRSTRTFIAEGHWAKLLADLKAGDVVIIQFGHNDGSPVNEDESVPEEKRRSRGSLPGLGSESVEIDNIVTGKHEVVRTFGAYMQEMIDEVIAHDATPVLASLTPRDIWKDGHTERGSGEYRTWIRELAARNELGFVDLTRLTTDVWEQLGETAAKTFFTQDYVHSNDEGARFNAAMMLSGLKGLRRGKIDRLEGWLNRTGEGVPADSIGWLNLPEPANAELPSIVLIGDSTVRNGGGDGAGGQWGWGEPLAQIIDAADYNVVNRAIGGLSSRTFLTQGHWDRAKTLIKPGDWVLMQFGHNDAAPLTDNRRARGTIRTAGDEIQAVYNLVTFAPEVVGTYGSYLRGYINDIRALGAHPVICTSVPRKIWDEETGLIERNGGGFPAIAREVAEAENVPLIDLNELVAVRYDAMSKDEVETMFGDERTHTSLVGAQLTAEIVAEELSKLLEAK, encoded by the coding sequence ATGAAAGTTCGATCCCTTTGTCTGTGCTTCCTGTCGTCCCTCGGCCTGTTGCTGGCCGCCGACGAAGAGGCCCCCGCCCTCAATCCCGAGTTGCCCACGCTCTTCATCGCCGGCGACTCCACCGCCGCGCGCAACAACAACCCCAACATTCAGGGGTGGGCCGAGCCCTTCGCCGATTTTTTTGACACGGAGAAGGTCAATATTTCCAACCGCGCCCGCGGTGGTCGCTCCACCCGCACCTTCATCGCCGAGGGTCACTGGGCCAAGCTGCTCGCCGATCTGAAAGCGGGTGATGTGGTGATTATCCAGTTCGGTCACAATGACGGGAGTCCGGTCAATGAGGACGAGTCGGTGCCCGAAGAGAAACGCCGTTCGCGCGGCAGCCTGCCGGGCCTCGGATCGGAGTCTGTGGAGATCGACAATATCGTGACCGGCAAACACGAGGTCGTGCGCACCTTTGGCGCTTACATGCAGGAGATGATCGACGAGGTTATCGCGCACGACGCGACGCCCGTGTTGGCTTCACTCACGCCGCGCGACATCTGGAAAGATGGCCACACGGAGCGCGGTTCCGGCGAATATCGCACCTGGATCCGCGAGCTCGCCGCGCGGAACGAACTCGGCTTCGTCGACCTGACCCGCCTCACCACCGACGTCTGGGAGCAACTGGGCGAAACGGCCGCCAAGACCTTCTTCACCCAGGACTACGTGCACTCCAACGACGAAGGCGCCCGCTTCAACGCCGCCATGATGTTGAGCGGACTCAAAGGCCTGCGTCGCGGCAAGATCGACCGCCTCGAGGGATGGCTCAATCGCACCGGTGAAGGGGTGCCCGCCGACAGCATTGGTTGGCTGAATCTCCCGGAACCCGCCAACGCGGAACTGCCGTCCATCGTGCTTATCGGCGACTCCACCGTGCGCAACGGCGGTGGTGACGGCGCCGGCGGCCAGTGGGGCTGGGGCGAACCGCTCGCCCAGATCATCGACGCCGCCGACTACAACGTGGTTAACCGCGCCATCGGTGGCCTGAGTTCCCGCACCTTTCTCACCCAAGGCCACTGGGATCGCGCCAAGACCCTCATCAAACCCGGCGACTGGGTGCTGATGCAGTTTGGTCACAACGACGCCGCGCCGCTCACCGACAACCGTCGTGCCCGCGGCACGATCCGCACCGCCGGCGATGAGATTCAGGCCGTCTACAATCTGGTCACGTTCGCACCCGAAGTCGTGGGCACCTACGGGTCCTACCTGCGTGGATACATCAACGACATCCGCGCGCTGGGCGCGCACCCGGTGATTTGCACCTCCGTGCCGCGCAAGATTTGGGACGAGGAAACCGGATTGATCGAACGCAACGGCGGCGGCTTCCCGGCCATCGCCCGTGAAGTGGCCGAGGCTGAAAACGTGCCCTTGATCGACCTCAACGAACTCGTGGCTGTGCGCTACGACGCGATGAGCAAAGACGAGGTCGAGACCATGTTTGGCGACGAACGCACCCACACCTCCCTAGTAGGCGCTCAACTCACCGCCGAGATCGTCGCCGAGGAGCTGTCCAAGTTACTCGAAGCGAAATAA